A genomic window from Candidatus Kouleothrix ribensis includes:
- a CDS encoding DUF5107 domain-containing protein, which yields MTDLRVELLTIPGAPLGDENPLPFFRDPQQDLPARALPSMAPEQREHFGVQAGFRVLPYRMQDSYTRARRPLTFHALVLENAYLSATFLPELGGRLYSLRYLPGGRELLARNPVFQPANLAIRNAWFSGGIEWNISQFGHTFGTCAPLFAAAIQGPAGEPGLRLYEFERCKRLLWQIDCYLPPDSPLLIVYTRIVNPNDSPAWMYWWTNIAVPEAPDVRVLAAADQVLYLDDFRTLSFGAAEMPVLPSLPERDASYATNFPFANEYFFQCNQAAMPWQAALDRQGTGLFEASTPQLGYRKLFCWGTHAGGRRWQEFLSEPGHPYIEIQAGLAPTQLHSQPMPPQAVWDWTQVFGYLAADPEQTHSPDWPTARRSTQHAIEALIAPARLAAIEAGCRLRADAPPRELLHTGAGWGALELARRAAAGSAGWPGAFVFPPATLGREQARWLALLHDGRLPEQSAQLPPGEWMTQPEWATLLTASLANPANRNWYALLHAGVIALECGDEPGAELAWIESIAQVPSAWAYRNLAVLACRRGHTRPALGYYGLAWDLAVAGGDPPAGLAHEYLQLLCAEHQFDLARVVYLQLPEQQRNHDRIRIVRGRMALALGDLATVEQVLEYEYADIREGESELTDLWFELWARREAATLGRPLDATLRAEVELRHPPPQRIDYRMKND from the coding sequence ATGACTGATCTGCGCGTCGAGCTGCTGACCATCCCCGGCGCACCGCTCGGCGATGAGAATCCGCTGCCGTTCTTCCGCGACCCGCAGCAGGATCTGCCGGCGCGCGCGCTGCCGAGCATGGCGCCCGAGCAACGCGAGCACTTTGGCGTGCAGGCCGGGTTCCGCGTGTTGCCCTACCGCATGCAGGACAGCTACACGCGGGCGCGGCGGCCGCTCACGTTCCATGCGCTGGTGCTCGAAAATGCCTACCTGTCTGCGACATTCCTGCCCGAGCTGGGCGGCCGGCTGTACTCGCTGCGCTACCTGCCGGGCGGCCGCGAGCTGCTGGCGCGCAACCCGGTGTTCCAGCCGGCCAACCTGGCCATTCGCAACGCCTGGTTCTCGGGCGGGATCGAGTGGAACATCAGCCAGTTCGGGCATACCTTCGGCACATGCGCGCCGCTGTTCGCCGCTGCGATCCAGGGGCCGGCCGGCGAGCCGGGCCTGCGGCTGTACGAGTTCGAGCGCTGTAAGCGCCTGCTCTGGCAGATCGACTGCTACCTGCCGCCCGACTCGCCGCTGCTGATCGTCTACACCCGCATCGTCAACCCTAACGATAGCCCGGCCTGGATGTACTGGTGGACGAACATCGCCGTGCCCGAGGCCCCCGACGTGCGCGTGCTGGCAGCCGCCGACCAGGTGCTGTACCTCGATGATTTCCGCACGCTGAGCTTTGGCGCGGCCGAAATGCCGGTGCTGCCGAGCCTGCCCGAGCGCGATGCGAGCTACGCGACCAACTTCCCGTTTGCGAACGAGTATTTCTTCCAGTGCAATCAGGCGGCCATGCCCTGGCAGGCCGCGCTCGACCGGCAGGGCACCGGCCTGTTCGAGGCCTCGACGCCGCAGCTGGGCTATCGTAAGTTGTTCTGCTGGGGCACGCACGCCGGTGGGCGCCGCTGGCAAGAATTTCTGTCCGAGCCAGGCCACCCGTACATCGAGATCCAGGCCGGCCTGGCGCCAACCCAGCTGCACAGCCAGCCCATGCCGCCGCAAGCCGTGTGGGACTGGACGCAGGTGTTTGGCTACCTTGCGGCCGACCCTGAGCAGACGCACAGCCCCGACTGGCCAACCGCCCGGCGCAGTACCCAGCATGCGATCGAGGCGCTGATCGCGCCCGCACGGCTGGCCGCGATCGAGGCCGGCTGCCGCCTGCGCGCCGATGCGCCGCCGCGCGAGCTGCTGCACACAGGCGCGGGGTGGGGCGCGCTCGAGCTGGCCCGGCGCGCGGCAGCCGGCAGCGCTGGCTGGCCTGGCGCGTTCGTATTCCCGCCCGCGACGCTCGGCCGCGAGCAGGCCAGGTGGCTGGCGCTGCTGCACGACGGCCGGCTGCCCGAACAGAGCGCCCAGCTGCCGCCGGGCGAGTGGATGACCCAGCCCGAGTGGGCGACGCTGCTGACCGCGAGCCTGGCCAACCCGGCCAACCGCAACTGGTACGCGCTGCTGCACGCAGGCGTGATCGCGCTTGAGTGCGGCGATGAGCCTGGCGCCGAGTTGGCCTGGATCGAGTCGATCGCACAGGTGCCCTCGGCGTGGGCCTACCGCAACCTGGCGGTGCTGGCGTGCCGGCGCGGCCACACCCGGCCGGCGCTCGGCTACTACGGGCTGGCCTGGGATCTGGCCGTCGCTGGGGGCGATCCGCCGGCCGGGCTGGCTCATGAATATTTGCAGCTACTCTGCGCCGAGCACCAGTTCGACCTGGCGCGGGTGGTGTACCTGCAGCTGCCCGAGCAGCAGCGCAACCACGATCGCATCCGGATCGTGCGCGGCCGGATGGCCCTGGCGCTCGGCGACCTGGCCACAGTCGAGCAGGTGCTTGAGTATGAGTACGCCGATATTCGCGAAGGTGAGAGCGAGCTGACCGACCTGTGGTTCGAGCTGTGGGCTAGGCGCGAGGCGGCCACACTGGGGCGCCCGCTCGATGCCACGCTGCGCGCCGAGGTCGAGCTGCGCCACCCGCCACCCCAGCGGATCGACTACCGGATGAAGAACGATTGA
- a CDS encoding DeoR/GlpR transcriptional regulator has protein sequence MEKVADLAISSIERQANLLQFIEQRQRVTVTQICDYFTISPATARRDLDALAERGKIQRVHGGAIPIRQAPPELPVVNRLAEQSEEKQRIGRVTAELIHDGDTVFLGNGTTVLEVARNLLAHKHLTIITNSLMVLNLMSDSPDATLISLGGQLRRAELSMIGHLTEQALAELRADKVVIGVHAIDAKYGLTNQYLPETMTDRAILKIGRKVVVVADHSKFGQIATAFLAPISAVDLIVTDSGIDPEIEVALVSQGARVMKA, from the coding sequence ATGGAGAAAGTAGCCGATCTGGCGATTTCAAGCATCGAACGCCAGGCCAACCTTCTACAATTCATCGAACAGCGCCAGCGCGTCACAGTCACGCAGATCTGCGACTATTTCACGATCAGCCCGGCTACCGCCCGCCGCGACCTGGATGCGCTGGCCGAGCGCGGCAAGATCCAGCGCGTACACGGCGGGGCCATCCCGATCCGCCAGGCGCCACCCGAGCTGCCGGTGGTCAACCGGCTGGCCGAGCAGTCGGAAGAGAAGCAGCGCATCGGCCGCGTCACCGCCGAGCTGATTCACGACGGCGACACCGTGTTCCTGGGCAACGGCACCACCGTGCTCGAGGTGGCGCGCAACCTGCTCGCGCACAAGCACCTGACGATCATCACCAACTCGCTTATGGTGCTGAACCTGATGTCGGACTCGCCCGATGCTACGCTGATCAGCCTGGGCGGCCAGCTGCGGCGCGCCGAGCTGTCGATGATCGGCCACCTGACCGAGCAAGCGCTGGCTGAGCTGCGCGCCGACAAGGTGGTGATCGGCGTACACGCGATCGACGCGAAGTACGGGCTGACTAACCAGTATCTGCCCGAGACGATGACCGACCGCGCGATTCTGAAGATTGGCCGCAAGGTGGTGGTGGTGGCCGATCACAGCAAGTTCGGCCAGATTGCCACTGCGTTCCTGGCACCGATCAGCGCGGTCGATCTGATCGTGACCGACAGCGGCATCGACCCTGAGATCGAGGTGGCGCTGGTAAGCCAGGGCGCACGTGTGATGAAGGCGTGA
- a CDS encoding discoidin domain-containing protein yields MTSRTVRLATMGVMLLGLVAGVLFTPIAAPLAPVQSALAATDANTLIDFPGLNPGTATATLGVDSFFVENSILKMQWLKSGNGYYVSAFQDKLQSQAVSLTTSRMFELLLANGTTVTELNTTLISGPTLAPITGTPNAIRLAERDNGQKISLKYRYTAGALTVDIDWSVILRDHGNNVKFEVVLAPAGGSLSFTKLWLIKATAPAPAYTSTQDQGSPVRAGNLFMGIEHPNTIATITGNAVEFYLQRRNAITSGTSFKLSAGIALSPAGQMRRAFVYYFQRERAHFRRPYTHWNSWFDLRGANLTEAGTAQRIQQFGSELVTKRGAVMDGWLLDDAWDNYNGEIWSIDTRASKFPGAFLNLKTQAESYGGHLAIWMSPQGGYGSLQSSRLAANSALPQPYETAAFGFDLGQPRYYNRFKSQAVDFMNNRGVSHFKFDGTGGNCFAPNGPTDLGAYENLFQLVGTDLRAANPNVYVNLTCGTWHNPYLLFVADSMWRGRDDMGLAGTGNNRQQWISYRDQVVYEDAVQASSLFPVPELMNHGFVYSNNSNFPLPNDLSSAATQAEVWGDMKLFLASGMLQELYIQGDLVSSQTAANQTLFWDRLAKYLKWSRPLSDLLSDSHWVGGNPASGAVYGYASYSPSKAVLALRNPAATAQTFALNPQSVFELYPGTPTSYQFSEIDNGTGSFVAQSGSISNVTIPPYGVYVFEAVPFTGATPTPVPPTATSTPIPTGGVLPRTGWTATCDSQETSGENGACANAIDGSASTIWHTQYTGSVSPLPHQITLNMGASYSVTGLRYLPRPAPGSNGRIGQYEVYVSADGITWGVAVASGSWADDASEKTVTFAAKSGRYVRLRALSEAGGRGAWTTAAEVNVLGSSGTAATSTPTPVPPTATSTPIPTGGVLPRTGWTATCDSQETSGENGACANAIDGSASTIWHTQYTGSVSPLPHQITLNMGASYSVTGLRYLPRPAPGSNGRIGQYEVYVSADGVTWGAAVASGSWADDASEKTVTFAAKSGRYVRLRALSEAGGRGAWTSAAEVNVLGS; encoded by the coding sequence GTGACAAGCCGAACCGTGCGGCTGGCGACGATGGGGGTGATGCTGTTGGGATTGGTGGCTGGGGTGCTGTTTACCCCGATCGCGGCGCCGCTGGCGCCGGTGCAATCGGCCCTTGCTGCCACCGATGCAAACACCCTGATCGATTTCCCAGGGCTCAACCCAGGCACAGCGACCGCGACACTTGGTGTCGATAGCTTCTTCGTGGAAAACAGCATCTTAAAGATGCAATGGCTCAAAAGTGGCAATGGCTATTATGTATCGGCTTTTCAAGATAAGCTCCAGTCGCAGGCGGTGTCGCTGACGACAAGCCGCATGTTCGAACTGCTGCTTGCTAACGGAACCACGGTTACTGAGCTTAATACGACCTTGATCTCAGGCCCGACGCTCGCGCCTATTACGGGTACGCCCAACGCGATTCGCCTGGCCGAGCGCGATAATGGCCAGAAGATTAGCCTAAAGTATCGCTATACTGCGGGCGCGCTGACCGTCGATATCGACTGGAGCGTGATACTGCGCGACCATGGCAATAATGTGAAGTTTGAGGTTGTGCTGGCGCCTGCGGGCGGGAGCCTGAGCTTTACGAAGCTGTGGCTCATTAAAGCGACCGCGCCAGCCCCCGCCTATACCAGCACGCAGGATCAAGGCTCCCCGGTGCGCGCAGGCAACCTGTTCATGGGGATCGAGCACCCCAACACGATTGCAACGATCACCGGCAACGCCGTGGAATTCTATCTCCAACGCCGTAATGCCATTACCAGCGGCACCAGCTTTAAGCTGTCGGCGGGGATCGCCTTGAGCCCGGCTGGGCAAATGCGCCGCGCCTTTGTGTACTACTTCCAGCGCGAGCGCGCGCATTTCCGCCGGCCCTACACCCACTGGAACTCGTGGTTCGACCTGCGCGGCGCGAACCTGACCGAGGCAGGCACGGCGCAGCGCATCCAGCAATTTGGCAGCGAGCTGGTTACCAAGCGTGGCGCGGTGATGGACGGCTGGCTGCTGGATGACGCCTGGGATAACTATAATGGCGAGATCTGGAGCATCGATACCAGAGCAAGCAAGTTCCCTGGCGCCTTCCTTAACCTCAAGACGCAGGCCGAAAGCTATGGCGGCCACCTGGCGATCTGGATGTCGCCTCAGGGCGGCTACGGCTCGCTCCAAAGCTCGCGGCTGGCCGCGAACAGCGCGCTGCCACAGCCATACGAGACGGCAGCGTTTGGGTTTGACCTGGGCCAGCCGCGCTACTATAACCGCTTTAAGAGCCAGGCGGTTGACTTTATGAACAATCGCGGCGTGTCGCATTTTAAATTCGACGGCACTGGCGGTAACTGTTTTGCGCCTAACGGCCCAACTGATCTTGGGGCCTACGAGAACCTGTTTCAGCTGGTCGGCACCGATCTGCGTGCGGCCAACCCGAATGTCTACGTTAACCTGACATGCGGCACCTGGCATAACCCCTACCTCCTCTTCGTAGCCGACTCGATGTGGCGTGGGCGCGATGACATGGGCCTGGCCGGCACTGGCAATAACCGCCAGCAGTGGATCAGCTATCGCGATCAAGTTGTCTACGAGGACGCTGTTCAGGCCAGCTCGCTGTTCCCGGTGCCCGAGCTGATGAATCATGGCTTTGTCTACTCCAACAACAGTAACTTCCCGCTGCCGAACGATTTATCGAGCGCCGCTACGCAGGCCGAGGTCTGGGGCGATATGAAGCTATTCCTGGCATCGGGCATGTTGCAAGAGCTGTACATCCAGGGCGATCTCGTGTCGTCGCAAACTGCCGCAAACCAGACGCTCTTCTGGGATCGGCTAGCGAAGTACCTGAAGTGGTCGCGCCCGCTCTCCGATCTGCTTTCCGACTCGCACTGGGTGGGTGGTAACCCGGCGTCGGGGGCAGTGTATGGGTACGCGTCGTATTCGCCATCCAAGGCGGTACTTGCGCTGCGCAACCCGGCGGCTACAGCCCAGACGTTTGCGCTGAACCCGCAGTCGGTGTTTGAGCTGTACCCAGGCACCCCTACCAGCTATCAGTTTAGCGAGATCGACAATGGCACCGGCAGCTTTGTAGCTCAGTCTGGCAGCATCAGTAACGTCACAATTCCACCCTATGGGGTTTATGTGTTTGAAGCAGTGCCCTTCACCGGCGCGACCCCAACCCCCGTGCCGCCCACCGCCACCAGCACGCCGATCCCTACCGGCGGGGTGCTGCCGCGCACAGGCTGGACGGCGACCTGCGACAGCCAGGAGACCAGCGGCGAGAATGGGGCCTGCGCCAACGCGATCGACGGCAGCGCCAGCACGATCTGGCACACCCAGTACACCGGCAGCGTCAGCCCGCTGCCGCACCAGATCACGTTGAACATGGGCGCGAGCTATAGCGTGACCGGGCTGCGCTACCTGCCGCGCCCGGCGCCGGGCAGCAACGGCCGGATCGGCCAGTACGAGGTGTATGTGAGCGCGGATGGGATCACGTGGGGTGTGGCGGTGGCGAGCGGCAGTTGGGCCGACGACGCCAGCGAGAAGACCGTCACCTTCGCGGCGAAGAGCGGCCGGTATGTGCGGCTGCGCGCGCTGAGCGAGGCCGGCGGGCGTGGCGCGTGGACCACCGCCGCCGAGGTGAATGTGCTCGGCAGCAGCGGCACAGCCGCCACCAGCACGCCTACGCCTGTGCCGCCCACCGCCACCAGCACGCCGATCCCAACCGGCGGGGTGCTGCCGCGCACGGGCTGGACGGCGACCTGCGACAGCCAGGAGACCAGCGGCGAGAATGGGGCCTGCGCCAACGCGATCGACGGCAGCGCCAGCACGATCTGGCACACCCAGTACACCGGCAGCGTCAGCCCGCTGCCGCACCAGATCACGTTGAACATGGGCGCGAGCTATAGCGTGACCGGGCTGCGCTACCTGCCGCGCCCGGCGCCGGGCAGCAACGGCCGGATCGGCCAGTACGAGGTGTATGTGAGCGCGGATGGGGTCACGTGGGGCGCGGCGGTGGCGAGCGGCAGCTGGGCCGACGACGCCAGCGAGAAGACCGTCACCTTCGCGGCGAAGAGTGGCCGGTATGTGCGGCTGCGCGCGCTGAGCGAGGCCGGCGGGCGTGGCGCGTGGACTTCTGCGGCCGAGGTGAATGTGCTCGGCAGCTAG
- a CDS encoding carbohydrate ABC transporter permease, with amino-acid sequence MTTVTSQPTAHAATTRSARPLALLGKLLIYLILGAWAILVIFPMAWAIMTSFKTDQEIFFSPWALPARPVFDNFVRAWTTARLGEYFINTLIVVLPALFLTLLLSSMAAYVLARFEFRGRNLITYLFLVGMIFPLFLALVPLYFVTQQLRLFDTYIGLILVYVAFSLSFTIFFLINFFKTLPKELGEAATLDGASQYDIFFRVYLPLARPGLITMGIFNFLGQWNQYILPNTLMITNEDKNTHYVLSQGLYYLQAKQFYGSDWSGLFAAVTIVMIPTLVVYLIFNDRIEKGMTAGAVKG; translated from the coding sequence ATGACAACTGTGACGAGCCAACCCACCGCACACGCGGCTACCACGCGCAGCGCGCGCCCACTTGCCCTGCTTGGCAAGCTGCTGATCTACCTGATCCTGGGCGCCTGGGCCATCCTGGTGATCTTCCCGATGGCCTGGGCAATCATGACCTCGTTCAAGACCGACCAGGAGATCTTCTTCAGCCCATGGGCGCTGCCGGCCAGGCCGGTGTTCGACAACTTCGTGCGCGCGTGGACGACAGCGCGGCTGGGCGAGTATTTCATCAACACGCTGATCGTCGTGCTGCCGGCGCTATTCCTGACACTGCTGCTCTCGTCGATGGCCGCGTATGTGCTGGCGCGCTTTGAGTTCCGCGGGCGCAACCTGATCACCTACCTGTTCCTGGTCGGCATGATCTTCCCGCTGTTCTTGGCGCTGGTGCCGCTATACTTCGTAACCCAGCAGCTGCGCCTGTTCGATACATACATCGGCCTGATCCTGGTGTATGTGGCCTTCTCGCTCTCATTCACGATCTTCTTCCTGATCAACTTCTTCAAGACCCTGCCGAAAGAGCTGGGCGAGGCCGCCACGCTCGACGGCGCCAGCCAGTACGACATCTTCTTCCGGGTGTACCTGCCGCTGGCGCGGCCGGGCCTGATCACTATGGGCATCTTTAATTTTTTGGGCCAGTGGAACCAGTACATCCTGCCGAACACGCTGATGATCACCAACGAAGACAAAAACACCCACTATGTGCTTTCGCAAGGGCTGTACTACCTGCAGGCCAAGCAGTTCTACGGCAGCGATTGGAGTGGCCTGTTTGCGGCGGTGACGATCGTGATGATCCCGACGCTGGTGGTGTACCTGATCTTCAACGACCGGATCGAGAAGGGCATGACTGCCGGCGCGGTGAAGGGCTAG
- a CDS encoding sugar ABC transporter permease: MNRGKNGLIVSFLALPLALYTLFVLLPYFSAMIFAFTRWSGLSANIRFNGVNNFIKLYADQKFWNALGHNGIALVILPPVIIGIGLFFAFLFTQGIGLARFFRVAFFFPQVMSVVVVAVLWSFIYHPTIGLLNSFLGALGMTQFTSFPWLGDRGTVFFAVLAMVVWQSVGFYMVLFVAGMQGIPADYYESAEIDGASSWVKFWNVTVPLLWDTIRTAIVFLAIGAMDLFAQVTVMTNGTGGPSRAADVVPTYLYSTAFSEGQFGYATAMGLVLLILVFVLSVVSLRFTAREAFEY, encoded by the coding sequence ATGAACCGTGGCAAAAATGGCCTGATCGTGTCGTTTCTGGCGCTGCCCCTGGCGCTGTACACGCTGTTCGTGCTGCTGCCCTACTTCTCGGCCATGATCTTCGCCTTCACCAGGTGGAGCGGGCTCTCGGCGAATATTCGCTTCAACGGCGTCAACAACTTCATCAAGCTCTACGCCGACCAGAAGTTCTGGAACGCGCTCGGGCACAACGGCATTGCGCTGGTGATCTTGCCGCCGGTGATCATCGGTATCGGCCTGTTCTTCGCGTTCCTATTCACCCAGGGCATCGGGCTGGCGCGCTTCTTCCGGGTCGCATTCTTCTTCCCACAGGTCATGTCGGTGGTGGTGGTGGCGGTGCTGTGGAGCTTCATCTACCACCCGACGATCGGCCTGCTGAATAGCTTCCTGGGTGCGCTGGGCATGACGCAGTTCACGAGCTTCCCGTGGCTGGGCGACCGCGGCACCGTGTTCTTCGCGGTGCTGGCCATGGTGGTGTGGCAGTCGGTTGGCTTCTACATGGTGCTGTTCGTGGCCGGCATGCAGGGCATCCCCGCCGATTACTACGAGTCGGCCGAGATCGACGGCGCCAGTTCGTGGGTGAAGTTCTGGAATGTGACCGTGCCGCTGCTGTGGGATACTATCCGCACCGCGATTGTGTTCCTGGCGATCGGCGCGATGGATCTGTTCGCCCAGGTGACGGTAATGACCAACGGCACCGGCGGGCCGAGCCGCGCCGCCGACGTAGTGCCGACCTACCTGTACTCGACGGCGTTCAGCGAGGGCCAGTTTGGCTATGCCACGGCCATGGGCCTGGTGCTGCTGATCCTGGTGTTCGTGCTTTCGGTAGTGAGCCTGCGCTTCACCGCGCGCGAGGCGTTTGAGTATTAG